The following are encoded in a window of Kitasatospora sp. NBC_01250 genomic DNA:
- a CDS encoding response regulator transcription factor: MTCVLLAEDDPAISEPLARALRREGYEVLVREDGPSALEAGLEEEVDLVVLDLGLPQMDGLEVCRRLRADGKSCPVLVLTARADEVDTVVGLDAGADDYVTKPFRLAELLARVRALLRRGNVDSLSTGAHGVRIDIESHRAWVGEEELTLSAKEFELLRVLVRDAGRVVTREDIMRQVWDTTWWTSTKTLDMHISWLRKKLGDDATNPRYIATVRGVGFRFEKN; encoded by the coding sequence ATGACCTGTGTGCTGCTCGCCGAGGACGACCCGGCTATCTCGGAACCGCTGGCCCGTGCCCTGCGCCGTGAGGGCTACGAGGTGCTCGTCCGCGAGGACGGCCCGTCGGCGCTCGAGGCGGGGCTGGAGGAGGAGGTCGACCTGGTCGTCCTCGACCTGGGCCTGCCGCAGATGGACGGCCTGGAGGTCTGCCGCCGGCTGCGCGCCGACGGCAAGAGCTGCCCGGTGCTGGTGCTCACCGCCCGCGCCGACGAGGTGGACACCGTGGTCGGCCTGGACGCCGGCGCCGACGACTACGTCACCAAGCCGTTCCGGCTGGCCGAGCTGCTCGCCCGGGTCCGGGCGCTGCTGCGGCGCGGCAACGTGGACTCGCTGTCCACCGGCGCGCACGGCGTGCGGATCGACATCGAGTCGCACCGCGCCTGGGTCGGCGAGGAGGAACTGACCCTCTCCGCGAAGGAGTTCGAGCTGCTGCGGGTGCTGGTGCGGGACGCCGGGCGGGTGGTGACCCGTGAGGACATCATGCGCCAGGTCTGGGACACCACGTGGTGGACCTCGACCAAGACGCTCGACATGCACATCTCCTGGCTGCGCAAGAAGCTCGGCGACGACGCGACCAACCCGCGCTACATCGCCACCGTGCGCGGCGTGGGCTTCCGCTTCGAGAAGAACTAG
- a CDS encoding peptide MFS transporter: protein MASPTTLDAGLKPVSPSGGKTFFGHPRGLATLFMTETWERFSFYGMRALLVLYMTASTAHGGLGMKVALATAIYSVYNAMVYLLALPGGWIADRFLGARKTVALGGGIIMIGHFLLAVPFEGSFFLGLVFIAVGSGLLKANISTMVGHLYEGPNDPRRDGGFTIFYMGINLGAFAAPLVIGTVGQSVDWHLGFALAGIGMALGLGQYLLGSRHLSAQSSVVASPMSDTERGALLRKAGLWLAAAVVFYGVVVLTGNFSINWAVWPLSIAGIAIPVVVFARIKRDKDLSPTDHSKIRGYIWFFVVAAVFWMIYDQSGSTLSVFADQNTKLSIFGASFPSSWFQSLNPLYIMALAPVFAWLWVWLARRAKNPSTTMKFAIGLLLIGASFLVMMLAMAAAAGGHKVTPLWLALVYLVQTVGELALSPVGLSVTTKLAPAKYASQMMGIWFLAVTAGDCVAAVIQLGLGNATGSTWYFASQGVAAIIAGIALVMYRKNVIRLMGDVH from the coding sequence ATGGCGTCACCCACCACCCTGGACGCCGGCCTCAAGCCGGTCTCTCCTTCCGGCGGCAAGACCTTCTTCGGGCACCCCCGCGGACTCGCCACCCTCTTCATGACCGAGACCTGGGAGCGTTTCAGCTTCTACGGGATGCGGGCCCTGCTGGTCCTCTACATGACGGCCTCCACGGCCCATGGCGGACTCGGCATGAAGGTGGCCCTGGCCACCGCGATCTACAGCGTTTACAACGCCATGGTCTACCTGCTCGCCCTGCCCGGCGGCTGGATCGCGGACCGCTTCCTCGGCGCCCGCAAGACCGTCGCGCTCGGCGGCGGGATCATCATGATCGGCCACTTCCTGCTGGCCGTGCCCTTCGAGGGCTCCTTCTTCCTGGGCCTGGTCTTCATCGCGGTGGGCTCCGGCCTGCTGAAGGCCAACATCTCCACGATGGTCGGCCACCTGTACGAGGGCCCGAACGACCCGCGTCGCGATGGTGGCTTCACCATCTTCTACATGGGCATCAACCTCGGCGCCTTCGCGGCTCCGCTGGTGATCGGCACCGTCGGCCAGAGCGTCGACTGGCACCTCGGCTTCGCGCTGGCCGGCATCGGCATGGCGCTGGGCCTGGGCCAGTACCTGCTGGGCTCGCGCCACCTCAGCGCGCAGAGCAGCGTGGTGGCCTCGCCGATGTCCGACACCGAGCGCGGTGCGCTGCTGCGCAAGGCCGGCCTGTGGCTGGCCGCGGCCGTGGTCTTCTACGGCGTCGTGGTGCTGACTGGCAACTTCAGCATCAACTGGGCGGTCTGGCCGCTGTCGATCGCGGGCATCGCGATCCCGGTGGTCGTCTTCGCCCGGATCAAGCGGGACAAGGACCTCAGCCCCACCGACCACTCCAAGATCCGCGGCTACATCTGGTTCTTCGTGGTCGCCGCCGTGTTCTGGATGATCTACGACCAGTCCGGCTCCACGCTGAGCGTCTTCGCCGACCAGAACACCAAGCTGTCGATCTTCGGGGCGAGCTTCCCCTCCAGCTGGTTCCAGTCGCTGAACCCGCTCTACATCATGGCGCTGGCCCCGGTCTTCGCCTGGCTCTGGGTCTGGCTGGCCCGCCGGGCCAAGAACCCGAGCACCACGATGAAGTTCGCCATCGGCCTGCTGCTGATCGGCGCCTCGTTCCTGGTGATGATGCTGGCGATGGCCGCGGCGGCCGGCGGCCACAAGGTCACCCCGCTCTGGCTGGCGCTGGTCTACCTGGTCCAGACCGTCGGCGAGCTGGCCCTGTCCCCGGTCGGCCTGTCCGTCACCACCAAGCTGGCACCGGCCAAGTACGCCAGCCAGATGATGGGCATCTGGTTCCTCGCCGTCACCGCCGGTGACTGCGTGGCGGCCGTGATCCAGCTGGGCCTGGGCAACGCCACCGGCAGCACCTGGTACTTCGCCTCCCAGGGCGTGGCGGCGATCATCGCCGGTATCGCGCTGGTGATGTACCGCAAGAACGTGATCAGGCTCATGGGCGACGTCCACTGA
- a CDS encoding ATP-binding protein has protein sequence MKRRMINSLLGVVLVVVVVFCVPLALVEKQSIIDTANERADAAAVRLLGLVETRLAAHEPVTGERIGSQVVDGYYAEIQVPDQPLITIGSRPAGDDPVRATESGASGETVTVEQSRSEVDREIGHMLLLLGLVALLAVQAAVALAVWQARRLARPLTDLVETAERLGSGDPRPRDRRYGVAELDRVAEVLDASAERIGRMLTAERRLAADASHQLRTPLTALSMRLEEITALAHQPETVREEASIALQQVERLTDVVQRLLTNQRDTHGPSAGGFELDEVIRQQREEWAATMRGAGRRLVTEGLAGVVALGTPGTVSQVLATLIENSLMHGAGTVTLRVRPSSSSVVVEVQDEGPGVPAELGNRVFERTVSGRNSTGIGLAVARDLAEADGGRLELLSLRPPVFALFLNRPTVG, from the coding sequence GTGAAACGCAGGATGATCAACTCGCTGCTGGGTGTGGTCCTGGTGGTGGTCGTGGTGTTCTGCGTACCGCTCGCACTGGTGGAGAAGCAGAGCATCATCGACACCGCCAACGAGCGGGCCGATGCCGCCGCCGTGCGGCTGCTCGGCCTGGTGGAGACCAGGCTGGCGGCCCACGAGCCGGTGACCGGGGAGCGGATCGGCAGCCAGGTCGTCGACGGCTACTACGCCGAGATCCAGGTCCCGGACCAGCCGCTGATCACCATCGGGAGCAGGCCCGCGGGCGACGACCCGGTGCGGGCCACCGAATCCGGCGCCAGCGGCGAGACGGTGACCGTGGAGCAGTCCCGCTCGGAGGTCGACCGGGAGATCGGCCACATGCTGCTGCTGCTCGGCCTGGTCGCGCTGCTGGCCGTGCAGGCCGCGGTCGCGCTCGCGGTCTGGCAGGCCCGCCGGCTGGCCCGGCCGCTCACCGACCTGGTGGAGACCGCCGAGCGGCTCGGCTCCGGCGATCCGCGCCCGCGCGACCGGCGCTACGGGGTGGCCGAGCTGGACCGGGTGGCCGAGGTGCTGGACGCCAGCGCCGAGCGGATCGGCCGGATGCTCACCGCCGAACGCCGGCTGGCCGCCGACGCCTCGCACCAGCTGCGCACCCCGCTCACCGCGCTCTCCATGCGGCTGGAGGAGATCACCGCGCTGGCCCACCAGCCCGAGACGGTGCGGGAGGAGGCCAGCATCGCGCTCCAGCAGGTCGAGCGGCTCACCGACGTGGTCCAGCGGCTGCTCACCAACCAGCGCGACACGCACGGGCCGTCCGCCGGCGGGTTCGAACTGGACGAGGTGATCCGCCAGCAGCGCGAGGAGTGGGCGGCCACCATGCGCGGTGCCGGGCGGCGGCTGGTGACCGAGGGGCTGGCCGGGGTGGTCGCGCTCGGCACCCCGGGCACCGTCTCCCAGGTGCTGGCCACGCTGATCGAGAACTCGCTGATGCACGGCGCCGGCACGGTCACGCTGCGGGTGCGGCCGTCCAGCAGCTCGGTGGTGGTCGAGGTCCAGGACGAGGGCCCCGGGGTGCCGGCCGAGCTGGGCAACCGGGTCTTCGAACGGACGGTCAGCGGGCGCAACTCCACCGGCATCGGCCTGGCGGTGGCCCGCGACCTCGCGGAGGCGGACGGCGGGCGGCTGGA
- the hutI gene encoding imidazolonepropionase, whose amino-acid sequence MTSTLISNIGTLVTNDPSHPGLLGLIEQAAVVIDGSVITWTGPSADAPAADQHVDAAGRALLPGFVDSHAHLVFAGDRTAEFNARMSGQAYTAGGIRTTVAATRAASDAELDANLARFVREALRQGTTTIECKSGYGLTVEDEARALRIAADHTPETTYLGAHVVAPEYADDPAGYVDLVTGPMLDACAPHARWVDVFCENGAFDGDQARAILTAGVERGLTPRVHANQLSYGPGVQLAVELGAASADHCTHLTDADVAALAGSGTVATLLPGAEFSTRAPYPDARRLLDAGATVALSTDCNPGSSFTSSMAFCIAVAVREMGMTPDEAVHAATAGGARALRRTDVGRIAPGVRADLLLLDAPSPVHLAYRPGVPLTAAVWRAGVREL is encoded by the coding sequence ATGACCAGCACCCTGATCAGCAACATCGGCACCCTGGTCACCAACGACCCGTCACACCCCGGCCTGCTCGGCCTGATCGAGCAGGCCGCCGTGGTGATCGACGGCTCGGTGATCACCTGGACCGGACCCAGCGCCGACGCCCCCGCGGCCGACCAGCACGTGGACGCGGCCGGGCGGGCCCTGCTGCCCGGCTTCGTCGACTCGCACGCCCACCTGGTCTTCGCGGGCGACCGGACCGCCGAGTTCAACGCCCGGATGTCCGGCCAGGCCTACACCGCGGGCGGCATCCGCACCACGGTGGCCGCCACCCGGGCCGCCTCGGACGCCGAACTCGACGCCAACCTGGCCCGCTTCGTGCGCGAGGCGCTGCGCCAGGGCACGACCACCATCGAGTGCAAGTCCGGCTACGGCCTGACCGTCGAGGACGAGGCCCGGGCGCTGCGGATCGCCGCCGACCACACCCCGGAGACCACCTACCTGGGGGCCCACGTGGTCGCCCCGGAGTACGCCGACGACCCCGCGGGCTACGTCGACCTGGTCACCGGCCCGATGCTGGACGCCTGCGCCCCGCACGCCCGCTGGGTGGACGTCTTCTGCGAGAACGGTGCCTTCGACGGCGACCAGGCGCGGGCGATCCTGACCGCGGGCGTCGAGCGGGGCCTGACCCCGCGGGTGCACGCCAACCAGCTCTCCTACGGGCCCGGCGTGCAGCTGGCGGTCGAGCTGGGCGCCGCCTCGGCCGACCACTGCACCCACCTGACGGACGCGGACGTGGCGGCACTGGCCGGCTCCGGCACGGTCGCCACCCTGCTGCCCGGCGCGGAGTTCTCCACCCGCGCCCCCTATCCCGACGCGCGCCGACTGCTGGACGCGGGCGCCACCGTGGCGCTGTCCACCGACTGCAACCCGGGCTCCAGCTTCACCAGCTCGATGGCCTTCTGCATCGCGGTGGCCGTGCGCGAGATGGGCATGACCCCGGACGAGGCGGTGCACGCCGCCACCGCCGGCGGCGCGCGCGCCCTGCGCCGCACCGACGTCGGCCGGATCGCCCCGGGCGTCCGCGCGGACCTGCTCCTGTTGGACGCCCCCTCCCCGGTCCACCTCGCCTACCGCCCGGGCGTCCCGCTCACCGCCGCGGTCTGGCGCGCCGGCGTCCGGGAGCTGTGA